The Flavobacterium piscisymbiosum genome includes a region encoding these proteins:
- a CDS encoding solute:sodium symporter family transporter — translation MSVLSIVSFLLITGFIALFSALKTRKKKVQTTNGLFFADHNNNFFIVGGALLLSNISANQFIGENESIYTNNMSVMAWGVSSVLAMLLVAEFFLPIYFRTGAMTIPDYLGKRYDNSTKRLVSIVFLCSYVVNLLPAVLYGGAVALTGMFNFIEPLQLSYWQNIWIMVWVIGLTGCAYSVLGGLRAISISDTILSIGLLTIGIAFPYFGFKFLGNGDWFKGFHILLSQHTKHLNAIGGPKDEIPLSTIFTGMFIMNLYYWGMEQFIVQQALSAKSLSHSQKGMGLACLGKLLCPFIINIPGLVGVHLYSNLENTAEVFPLVVKDTLPGIMIGLTAAVVLGAAISTFNAGLNSSSTLFVLNLYKPWLEKRNKEITEKHLVYTGRKFEIIVSALAMFSAPFIMFSKAGFYTYLQQLGGMFCVPIFTIILVGFVSKKVPPQAAKIGMIFFIFSYIIFNYILDIKLHYLHMLALLFVFTTICMLVVAKFYPKYKYTEIKIESVELSPWKNRYWYFALLLMGMVSIFVLFSKWGIA, via the coding sequence ATGAGTGTATTGTCGATTGTTAGTTTTTTGCTCATTACGGGTTTTATCGCCTTATTTTCAGCTTTAAAAACACGTAAAAAAAAGGTCCAAACTACAAACGGACTTTTTTTTGCAGATCATAACAACAATTTTTTTATAGTAGGAGGAGCCTTATTATTAAGTAATATAAGTGCGAATCAATTTATAGGCGAAAACGAATCCATATACACCAACAATATGAGCGTTATGGCGTGGGGCGTAAGTTCTGTGCTGGCGATGTTGCTTGTAGCAGAGTTCTTTTTGCCTATTTATTTTCGTACAGGAGCCATGACAATTCCGGATTATCTGGGAAAACGCTATGATAATTCGACCAAAAGACTGGTGTCGATTGTATTTCTGTGCAGTTATGTCGTGAATTTATTGCCAGCCGTTTTATACGGTGGCGCAGTTGCACTTACCGGAATGTTCAATTTTATAGAGCCTTTACAATTAAGCTATTGGCAAAACATCTGGATTATGGTTTGGGTGATTGGGCTAACAGGTTGCGCGTATTCGGTTTTAGGAGGTTTAAGAGCAATATCTATAAGTGATACCATTTTAAGTATTGGGTTATTAACCATTGGGATTGCTTTTCCATACTTCGGATTTAAATTTCTGGGTAATGGCGATTGGTTCAAAGGATTTCATATTTTGCTGTCTCAACATACAAAACATCTCAATGCTATTGGAGGTCCAAAAGACGAAATTCCGCTGAGTACCATTTTTACCGGTATGTTTATCATGAACTTGTATTATTGGGGAATGGAGCAGTTTATTGTTCAGCAGGCACTTTCTGCAAAGAGTTTATCGCATAGCCAGAAAGGGATGGGATTGGCTTGTTTAGGAAAATTGCTATGTCCGTTTATTATCAATATTCCGGGATTGGTTGGGGTTCATCTCTATAGTAATCTCGAAAACACCGCTGAGGTTTTTCCTTTGGTTGTAAAAGATACATTGCCTGGTATTATGATTGGTCTTACGGCTGCAGTGGTTCTGGGCGCTGCCATTAGTACTTTTAATGCTGGTTTAAACAGCAGCAGTACACTTTTTGTGCTCAACCTTTATAAACCGTGGTTAGAAAAAAGAAATAAAGAAATTACAGAAAAACATTTGGTGTACACCGGACGAAAATTCGAAATTATTGTTTCGGCTTTAGCCATGTTTTCGGCTCCGTTTATCATGTTTAGCAAAGCGGGTTTTTATACCTATTTGCAACAATTGGGCGGAATGTTTTGCGTGCCTATTTTTACGATTATTCTGGTTGGTTTTGTTTCTAAAAAAGTTCCGCCACAAGCAGCCAAAATCGGAATGATATTCTTTATTTTTAGTTATATCATCTTCAATTATATCCTTGATATCAAACTGCATTATTTGCATATGCTGGCGTTATTATTTGTGTTTACCACAATATGTATGCTGGTGGTTGCTAAGTTTTATCCAAAATATAAATACACCGAAATCAAAATTGAATCTGTCGAATTATCGCCTTGGAAAAACCGTTACTGGTATTTCGCTTTACTTTTGATGGGTATGGTGAGTATTTTCGTTTTATTCTCGAAATGGGGGATAGCTTAG
- a CDS encoding alpha-galactosidase, translating to MKKHITTLRQSFGIAFFMLASYCSPVSAQQIISVKTKSNALVLQVTPGKEVNTIYLGEKLANDFDYVKIQSQFKQGTDYSGIYNAAYTPSGSKNLLEPAIAVTHADGNTSLDLLYVDHKTTTISTGVSQTEITLKDNVYPIEVHMFIQSYYDTDVIEQWTTIKHSEKGNITLNKYASANLYLKGYNNFYLNQYHGDWAKEMQPEETKLTHGIKVLDTKLGARANLFQPSVFMVSLDKPATEDEGKVLFAGLEWSGNFRTDLELDPLNNLRVISGINNAAAAYSLAKNTVFTTPKFWYTLSSKGKGNASRNLHDWSRNYKILDGKGSRMTLLNNWEATYFNFDEDKLKVLIADSKKLGVDMFLLDDGWFGNNFPRNNDDAALGDWDVNKKKLPNGIGTLVQTAKDNQVKFGIWIEPEMVNPASDLYKKHPEWIIKQPGRTEHYFRNQLVLDLSNPKVQDFVYGVVDNLFTENPELAYIKWDCNAVIYNAYSSNLKDKQNNFYTDYVTGLYKVLERIRVKYPKVPMMLCSGGGGRVDYAALKYFTEFWPSDNTDPLERVYMQWEYSYFYPALTIAAHVTDWGKQPLKYRTDVAMMGRLGFDIVVKDLNEKDLTFAQQAIKNYNALSNTIWQGDQYRLQNPWGNDAASVMFVNKNGNEAVVFTYSVNSRYEAGTHLPIKLKGLQAGQNYKVEEINVYPDKKPVVETATYSGDFLMQVGINPNVNSTNTSVVLKITKA from the coding sequence ATGAAAAAACACATTACCACTTTAAGGCAATCTTTTGGGATAGCATTTTTTATGCTGGCGAGTTATTGCAGCCCGGTTTCGGCGCAACAAATTATATCAGTAAAAACAAAAAGTAATGCGCTTGTTTTGCAGGTAACTCCGGGAAAAGAAGTGAACACCATTTATTTAGGAGAAAAATTAGCAAACGATTTTGATTACGTAAAAATACAAAGTCAGTTCAAACAAGGAACAGATTATTCAGGAATTTACAATGCAGCTTATACACCATCAGGTTCTAAAAACTTATTGGAACCGGCGATTGCCGTAACACACGCTGACGGAAATACTTCACTGGATTTGTTATATGTAGATCATAAAACAACAACGATAAGTACAGGAGTTTCTCAAACCGAAATCACACTAAAAGATAATGTTTACCCAATCGAGGTTCACATGTTTATTCAGTCGTATTATGATACTGATGTTATCGAACAATGGACAACGATTAAGCATTCTGAAAAAGGAAATATTACGTTAAACAAATATGCTTCGGCCAATTTGTATTTGAAAGGATATAACAACTTTTACCTGAACCAATATCATGGTGACTGGGCAAAAGAAATGCAGCCTGAAGAAACCAAACTAACGCACGGAATTAAAGTTTTGGACACCAAATTAGGAGCGCGTGCCAACTTGTTTCAGCCATCTGTATTTATGGTTTCTTTGGATAAACCAGCTACAGAGGATGAAGGAAAAGTATTGTTTGCAGGTTTAGAATGGTCAGGAAATTTTCGTACCGATCTTGAATTAGATCCGTTAAATAATCTTCGTGTTATTTCAGGGATTAATAATGCAGCGGCGGCTTATTCATTGGCAAAAAACACAGTTTTTACAACGCCTAAATTTTGGTATACTTTATCTTCTAAAGGAAAAGGAAACGCAAGCCGTAACCTACACGACTGGTCAAGAAATTATAAAATATTAGACGGAAAAGGAAGCCGTATGACATTGCTAAACAACTGGGAAGCTACTTATTTTAATTTTGATGAAGATAAATTAAAAGTACTTATTGCCGATAGTAAAAAACTAGGCGTTGATATGTTTTTATTGGATGATGGATGGTTCGGAAATAATTTTCCTCGTAATAATGATGATGCAGCTCTTGGAGATTGGGACGTAAACAAAAAGAAATTACCAAACGGAATTGGAACTTTGGTACAAACAGCCAAAGACAATCAGGTAAAATTCGGAATCTGGATCGAGCCTGAAATGGTAAATCCGGCGAGTGATTTGTACAAAAAACATCCGGAATGGATTATCAAACAACCGGGAAGAACAGAACATTATTTCCGTAACCAATTGGTTTTAGATTTATCAAACCCAAAAGTTCAGGATTTTGTTTATGGAGTTGTGGATAATCTTTTTACAGAAAATCCGGAATTGGCGTATATCAAATGGGATTGTAATGCGGTGATTTATAATGCCTATTCAAGCAATTTAAAAGACAAACAAAATAATTTTTATACAGATTATGTAACAGGATTGTATAAAGTTCTGGAGCGCATTCGAGTAAAATATCCAAAAGTACCTATGATGCTTTGTTCCGGTGGTGGAGGAAGAGTAGATTATGCGGCATTGAAATACTTTACAGAATTCTGGCCAAGTGATAATACAGATCCTTTAGAGCGTGTATATATGCAATGGGAATACTCTTATTTCTATCCTGCATTAACAATCGCTGCACACGTTACAGATTGGGGAAAACAACCTTTAAAATACCGTACCGATGTTGCTATGATGGGAAGATTAGGTTTTGATATTGTAGTAAAAGATCTGAACGAGAAAGATTTAACTTTTGCTCAGCAGGCAATTAAAAACTATAATGCATTGAGCAACACGATCTGGCAGGGAGACCAATACCGTTTGCAAAACCCTTGGGGTAATGATGCGGCATCGGTAATGTTTGTCAACAAAAACGGAAATGAAGCGGTAGTTTTTACTTATTCTGTTAATTCCCGTTACGAAGCAGGAACACATTTACCAATAAAATTAAAAGGTTTACAAGCCGGACAAAACTATAAAGTAGAAGAAATCAATGTATATCCGGATAAAAAGCCGGTGGTAGAAACTGCCACATATTCAGGTGATTTTTTAATGCAGGTAGGAATTAACCCGAATGTGAATTCTACTAATACGAGTGTTGTTTTAAAAATTACAAAGGCTTAA
- a CDS encoding GntR family transcriptional regulator, protein MKQIIQQIKNLESINSLSKHEQLVQGIINAIDEKVVTKGDLLPSVNTFISELGFARETIAKAYKELVHRGIIESKNRLGYFVATNDVKQELKVALLIFAFDIFQETFYENFRKGLGKNIQLDIFFHHNNFDTFESIVQNIKGKYGMFVIAPIPSKKTPAVLKQLPTNRVLLVDRFIETDEDYNYVAQEFGDSSYNAFVQLKDKIKKYDEIIFFFKPSSAEPDEILNSFKRFMKDYDIKGVIKEEYVSGSLEKGKVYFTIHNLELWEMLKDSKIKGLKIGSDIGFISHNDDIVKEIIFDGVTTFSTDFSEMGKKAANFVLNRKKIQEIVPTILVDRNSL, encoded by the coding sequence ATGAAGCAAATTATCCAACAGATAAAAAATCTGGAATCCATCAATTCCTTATCTAAACATGAGCAATTGGTTCAGGGTATAATTAATGCCATTGATGAAAAAGTGGTTACAAAAGGCGATTTACTGCCATCTGTAAATACATTTATAAGTGAATTGGGTTTTGCGAGAGAAACCATTGCCAAAGCTTATAAAGAACTTGTGCACAGAGGAATTATCGAGTCAAAAAACCGATTGGGTTATTTTGTTGCGACCAATGATGTAAAACAAGAGCTAAAAGTGGCTTTGCTAATATTTGCATTTGATATTTTTCAGGAAACGTTTTACGAGAATTTCAGAAAAGGTCTTGGAAAGAACATTCAGCTGGATATCTTTTTTCACCACAATAATTTTGATACGTTCGAAAGTATTGTTCAGAATATAAAAGGAAAATACGGCATGTTTGTTATTGCTCCAATTCCGAGTAAAAAAACACCGGCTGTTTTAAAACAATTGCCTACCAATAGAGTGTTACTGGTAGACCGTTTTATAGAAACAGATGAAGATTATAATTATGTTGCACAAGAGTTTGGAGATTCTTCTTACAATGCTTTTGTGCAGCTTAAAGATAAAATTAAAAAATACGACGAGATCATTTTCTTCTTTAAACCATCATCTGCAGAACCTGATGAAATCTTAAATTCATTTAAAAGATTCATGAAGGATTATGATATTAAAGGAGTTATCAAAGAAGAGTATGTATCCGGTTCTCTTGAAAAAGGAAAAGTGTATTTCACGATTCACAATCTTGAATTGTGGGAAATGCTGAAAGACTCCAAAATCAAAGGGCTTAAAATAGGTTCAGACATTGGTTTTATTTCGCATAATGATGATATCGTAAAAGAAATTATTTTTGACGGAGTAACTACATTCTCTACAGATTTCTCTGAAATGGGAAAAAAAGCAGCTAATTTTGTTTTGAATCGTAAAAAGATTCAGGAGATTGTTCCAACAATTTTAGTTGATAGAAATTCGCTGTAA
- a CDS encoding SusC/RagA family TonB-linked outer membrane protein, producing the protein MRIAIRYLCFLVVMMSAGTLYSQTITGKVTDNENLPLPGATVVVKGTQNSTVTDIDGSYKLANVKTGSTLEFSFIGFNTQSVSANNAVVNASLKPSSQELNEVVIVGAVMKKGDLTGAVSSVSGDKLREVPTPNVVQALQGRASGVYVQQSAVPGQSGTIRIRGNNSLNFGGNPIFVIDGLITDSNFENINPDDVASMEVLKDASATALYGSRAANGVIVITTKKGSRSGEAKIQYDTWTGVSEFARTIPLMNGQQLFDLRVDAYANRYMDENPGADRAAYVNQIKSNGSTVFAPYELDSYREGKSYNWLDQVTRSGFQTNHNLSFSGGGEKGTYFVSFNYVNQEGLLKNSDFKRYNGKINLTQDLKSWLQFGTNTTFSRSKSNYQEGSAFGVALGANPLLPIDAKATYLRYGEVFDQNLYNPIRSLDIINTSSRNRLTSSNFLSAKPLKGLDIRTTLSVDIADQANFDYVPSSTGQSLRNSMDGEAHHYRYSQFNYQWDNTVSYSKVFAAKHDVSLMGGFSVMSNSGNSTDVRARGFVSDDLTYMALSGAYQKDNAQLSSNFTDYSNQSYFARANYTYDGKYTITGTVRRDGSSKFGPNNKWGTFPSIAGSWDIAKENFLSGFEKLDQLKFRVGYGMVGNQNVDAYRYFALYNAQVSNNSGTYVSDNYIDNFDLRWEKQKQFNVGLDTGFFQNRLTASANYFHINNDDLLMLRNMPVSSGYKYKLDNIGATTNEGIELELRGDIIRNKDFKWNVSANISSAKNKVTKLYGDATEIYNLGGYSNNEIQRTGNFFLGQSVNTVYVFQYDGIAQQGENLTGVNYGSRTVQAGDIKIKDRNGDGVINDQDRYVVGDLNPDYYGGFSTDLNYKGFALNAVFSYSIGGKRPSGTYESYMNSGGMSAAHTDLLDRWTPTNTNTDVPRAYYGGGRYTLGETDKAIQDASFLRLNALTLSYTLQDKVAESVFLKNVRFYVTGSNLFIVTKYKGYDPEGGDSYPISRMVVMGLNVSL; encoded by the coding sequence ATGAGAATTGCAATAAGATACTTATGCTTCTTAGTAGTTATGATGTCCGCCGGTACACTTTATTCCCAAACCATCACCGGTAAAGTTACAGATAATGAAAATTTACCCTTGCCTGGCGCTACAGTTGTAGTAAAGGGTACACAGAACTCAACTGTAACTGACATTGACGGAAGTTACAAATTAGCCAATGTTAAAACTGGATCTACTTTAGAATTTAGTTTCATAGGATTTAATACTCAAAGTGTTTCTGCCAATAATGCGGTTGTAAATGCATCTTTAAAACCAAGCTCACAGGAATTGAATGAAGTTGTAATAGTTGGAGCTGTAATGAAAAAGGGAGATCTGACAGGTGCTGTAAGCAGTGTTTCTGGTGATAAACTTAGAGAGGTTCCTACTCCAAACGTAGTGCAGGCGCTACAAGGACGTGCATCAGGTGTATATGTACAACAAAGTGCTGTACCCGGTCAGTCAGGTACAATAAGAATTAGGGGAAATAATTCTCTAAACTTTGGCGGTAACCCAATATTTGTAATAGATGGTTTGATTACCGATAGCAATTTTGAAAACATTAACCCTGATGATGTTGCCAGTATGGAAGTGCTTAAAGATGCTTCGGCTACTGCACTATATGGTTCAAGAGCGGCAAATGGAGTAATCGTAATTACAACAAAAAAAGGTTCAAGATCTGGAGAAGCAAAAATACAATATGATACATGGACTGGTGTCTCTGAATTTGCAAGAACGATCCCGTTGATGAATGGCCAGCAATTATTTGACCTTAGGGTCGATGCTTATGCAAATCGTTATATGGATGAAAATCCAGGGGCTGATCGTGCTGCTTATGTTAATCAAATTAAGTCAAACGGTTCGACTGTATTTGCGCCTTATGAATTAGACTCTTACAGAGAGGGCAAAAGTTACAACTGGCTAGATCAGGTAACACGTTCTGGTTTTCAAACGAATCATAATTTAAGTTTTAGCGGAGGAGGAGAAAAAGGAACTTATTTTGTAAGTTTTAATTATGTTAACCAGGAGGGACTTCTTAAAAACTCTGATTTTAAAAGATATAACGGAAAAATTAACCTTACGCAGGATTTAAAATCATGGCTGCAGTTTGGTACCAATACTACTTTTTCAAGAAGCAAGAGCAATTATCAGGAAGGTAGTGCTTTTGGTGTGGCATTGGGAGCAAATCCACTATTGCCTATAGACGCTAAGGCTACTTATCTTAGATATGGTGAAGTGTTTGACCAGAATCTTTATAATCCGATAAGAAGTCTTGATATCATCAATACAAGCTCACGTAACAGACTTACAAGTAGTAATTTTTTAAGTGCAAAACCGCTAAAAGGACTTGATATCAGAACTACATTGTCTGTAGACATTGCAGATCAGGCAAATTTTGATTATGTACCAAGTTCCACAGGACAGTCACTTAGAAATTCTATGGATGGGGAGGCACATCATTATAGATATTCACAATTCAATTACCAGTGGGATAATACCGTAAGTTATAGTAAAGTTTTTGCTGCAAAGCATGATGTAAGTCTTATGGGAGGATTTTCTGTAATGAGTAATTCAGGTAATAGTACTGATGTAAGAGCTCGCGGATTTGTTAGTGATGATTTGACCTATATGGCATTATCAGGTGCATACCAAAAGGATAATGCGCAGTTAAGTTCGAATTTTACAGATTATTCAAACCAATCGTATTTTGCAAGAGCGAACTATACTTATGATGGTAAATATACTATTACCGGTACAGTAAGAAGAGATGGTTCTTCTAAATTTGGCCCTAATAACAAATGGGGAACCTTTCCTTCTATAGCAGGAAGTTGGGATATTGCCAAAGAAAATTTCCTTTCAGGATTTGAAAAATTAGATCAGCTTAAATTTCGTGTAGGTTATGGTATGGTGGGGAATCAAAATGTAGATGCTTACAGGTATTTTGCCTTATATAATGCACAAGTTAGTAATAATTCAGGTACTTATGTGTCTGATAATTATATCGATAATTTTGATTTAAGATGGGAAAAACAAAAACAATTTAATGTTGGATTAGATACTGGTTTCTTTCAAAACAGACTGACTGCAAGTGCTAATTATTTTCATATAAATAATGACGACCTTTTAATGTTACGTAATATGCCGGTTTCATCAGGTTATAAATATAAACTGGATAATATTGGTGCTACAACTAATGAAGGGATAGAATTAGAACTTAGAGGTGACATTATTAGAAACAAAGATTTTAAATGGAATGTTTCTGCCAACATATCATCGGCAAAAAATAAGGTTACAAAACTTTATGGAGATGCTACAGAGATCTATAACCTGGGTGGTTATAGCAACAATGAGATCCAACGTACCGGAAACTTTTTCTTAGGCCAATCGGTAAACACAGTTTATGTATTTCAATATGATGGTATAGCTCAGCAAGGAGAAAACCTTACCGGAGTAAATTACGGAAGTAGAACTGTTCAGGCTGGGGATATTAAAATTAAAGACCGCAATGGCGATGGTGTAATAAACGATCAGGACAGATATGTGGTTGGTGATTTGAATCCTGATTATTATGGAGGTTTTTCTACAGATCTTAATTATAAAGGTTTTGCATTAAACGCCGTATTTTCTTATTCAATAGGAGGTAAAAGACCAAGTGGTACCTACGAAAGCTATATGAACTCAGGAGGTATGAGTGCAGCACATACAGATCTTTTAGATCGCTGGACTCCTACGAATACCAATACAGATGTACCAAGAGCTTATTATGGAGGAGGAAGATATACTTTGGGTGAGACCGATAAGGCAATACAAGATGCTTCATTCCTAAGATTAAATGCACTTACATTATCGTATACATTACAAGACAAGGTTGCAGAAAGTGTTTTTCTTAAAAATGTAAGGTTTTATGTAACGGGATCAAATCTATTTATTGTAACTAAATATAAAGGTTATGATCCAGAGGGAGGAGATTCTTATCCAATTTCCAGAATGGTAGTTATGGGATTAAATGTATCTCTTTAA
- a CDS encoding RagB/SusD family nutrient uptake outer membrane protein, which translates to MKAKIIAFMAVAIFSASCSSDFLEEEPKSSLTAAQAYGSLGKIEPVLLGAITNWRNMQKDRAGLYTSLGTDEAQQGALQVTGDANQAGLDLYNGFLSQENQAIGQLWNDRWPVIEVAAQTIRALGTNTEDDSAKRDLLMGEASFLRATLMFELTQYWGEIPINDKAKTAEFGLRRQPLPLVYSYIVADLERAIEKLPVSQSNPAFPAKGVAQALLGKVYLYAPEASGYRDYTKAKQWFGEVITSGKYSLLPNYADVFSPDHANSPESLYEWQYTNNWPDNNQIQWQTGSRVLANINQYAYFGGYDLILPTQYCYKDKTDGGIWEPGDVRKDASIRYDFTYKGVKPTLPAGFGGDELDPHIKKFEDIRVEGKQSFWNSGKNKAYIRYSDVLLNYAECLNELGNTTEAEGYVNQVRTRAFGGTLPEAMKWSGLSQTQFRDQILDERMRELAFEGWRRMDLIRTGKLVQLVGARNKWAKQNGTIAAFHNLYPIPIGEIKLNDEIGPENQNPGY; encoded by the coding sequence ATGAAAGCAAAAATTATAGCCTTTATGGCCGTGGCAATATTCTCAGCCTCCTGTTCTTCAGATTTTTTAGAGGAAGAGCCTAAAAGTTCACTTACTGCTGCACAGGCATATGGCAGTTTAGGTAAAATAGAGCCTGTTCTTTTGGGAGCGATAACGAATTGGAGAAATATGCAAAAAGACCGTGCAGGCCTTTATACTTCTCTTGGTACAGACGAAGCACAACAAGGTGCTTTGCAGGTAACCGGAGATGCAAACCAGGCAGGACTTGATTTGTACAATGGTTTTCTAAGTCAGGAGAATCAGGCAATTGGACAATTGTGGAATGACAGATGGCCAGTAATCGAAGTAGCTGCGCAAACTATTAGAGCATTAGGAACCAATACTGAAGACGATAGTGCAAAACGTGATCTTTTGATGGGAGAAGCTAGTTTTTTAAGAGCAACATTAATGTTTGAGCTAACACAATATTGGGGAGAAATACCTATTAATGATAAAGCAAAAACAGCAGAATTTGGTTTAAGACGTCAGCCTTTGCCTTTGGTTTATTCTTATATCGTTGCCGATTTAGAAAGAGCAATTGAAAAACTTCCTGTATCACAAAGCAATCCTGCATTTCCTGCAAAAGGAGTAGCTCAGGCACTTTTAGGAAAAGTATATTTATATGCTCCAGAAGCTTCAGGATACCGAGATTATACTAAAGCAAAGCAATGGTTTGGAGAAGTTATTACTTCCGGGAAGTATAGTTTACTGCCTAATTACGCAGATGTTTTTAGTCCGGATCACGCTAATTCTCCAGAATCATTATATGAATGGCAGTATACTAATAATTGGCCTGATAACAACCAGATACAATGGCAGACAGGTTCAAGAGTTTTAGCTAACATAAACCAATATGCTTATTTTGGCGGTTATGATCTTATACTTCCTACTCAATATTGTTATAAAGATAAAACGGATGGCGGAATATGGGAACCAGGTGATGTGCGTAAAGATGCCAGTATTCGTTATGATTTTACTTATAAAGGAGTTAAACCAACACTTCCTGCTGGTTTTGGTGGTGATGAGTTAGATCCGCACATTAAAAAATTTGAAGATATTCGTGTAGAAGGAAAACAATCATTTTGGAATTCAGGAAAAAATAAAGCTTATATCAGATACTCAGATGTATTACTTAACTACGCAGAATGTTTAAATGAATTAGGAAATACAACAGAAGCTGAAGGATATGTAAATCAGGTTCGTACAAGAGCTTTTGGAGGAACATTACCTGAAGCCATGAAATGGAGCGGACTTTCGCAAACTCAGTTTAGAGATCAAATCCTTGACGAACGTATGCGTGAATTAGCTTTTGAAGGCTGGAGAAGAATGGATCTTATTCGTACAGGGAAATTGGTACAATTAGTAGGTGCCCGTAACAAATGGGCAAAACAAAACGGTACTATTGCCGCATTTCATAACCTTTATCCTATTCCTATCGGAGAGATCAAGCTTAATGATGAAATTGGTCCGGAAAACCAAAATCCAGGATATTAA